Genomic segment of Rhodococcus sp. W8901:
CGTCGAGACATGTGGGCGATGGTGCGCGAACTGGTCCGCGACGGCACCACGATCCTGCTCACCACGCAGTACCTCGACGAGGCCGACGAGCTCGCCGACCGGATCGCCGTCCTCGACGCCGGAAGGATCGTCGCCGAAGGCACCGCGGACGAGCTCAAACAGCTGGTACCGGGCGGGCACGTGGAGATCGCCGTCCACGACCCGGCCCAGCTCGCGCGGGCGAGCGCAGCGCTGTCCGACGCCGTCGTCGACCTCGACGCCTCGACGCTGCAGATCCCGACCGACGGCAGCATCCGCTCCCTCAAGGCGCTCCTCGACCGCATCGACGACCCGACGCTGTCCGTCGATCGGTTCACCCTGCACACCCCCGATCTCGACGACGTGTTCTTCGCCCTCACCGGTGGAGCCCGCAAGGAGGAAGTCCGATGACCGTGCCATCTACGACATCGACCCTGACCGTGAACGAACCCGTGTTCGCACTGTCCGACTCCTGGACGATGTTGTGGCGGAACCTCACCCACATCTCGCGCAGCCCGGACACGATGCTCACGGCCCTCGCCCTGCCGATCATGTTGATGGTGATGTTCGTCTACGTGTTCGGTGGCGCGATCGACACCGGCGGCGCCTACATCGATTACGTTGTGCCGGGCATCATCCTGTTGTGCGCGGCCTTCGGCGCGTCCACGACGGCGGTGAGCGTCTCCAGCGACATGACCGACGGCATCATCGACCGGTTCCGCACATTGCCCATCGCACGGTCCGCGGTCCTGAACGGACACGTGCTGGCGAGCGTCGTGCGGAACATGATCACGACCGCGATCGTCGTCGCATTCGCGCTGCTGATCGGGTTCCGCCCGACGGCAGACCCCGTGCGGTGGCTCGGGGCGATCGGGATCATCGCGTTGTTCGTGTTCGCGCTGTCGTACCTGTCGACCGCGCTCGGGTTGCTCGCGAAGAACCCGGAAGCCGCGAGCGGCTTCACGTTCGTCATCCTGTTCCTGCCCTACGTCAGCAGCGCGTTCGTGCCGGCTGCCACGATGCCGAGTTGGCTGCAGTGGTTCGCCGCGAACCAGCCGGTCACCCCCGTCATCGAGACGGTTCGGGGGCTGCTGATGGGCACGCCGATCGGCGACAGCGCCGTGCTGGCCGTCCTGTGGTGTGCCGCCGTCACCGTCGTCGGATTCGTCGGCGCCACGGTGCTGTACCGCAGGCGGACGACGCGTTAGCGGTACCGCGGGAAACACCAGAACGGGCAGGTCGTCGAATCTGACGGCAAAGACCGATAATCTGTGCTCGTGGAGTCCACTACCAGCCGCCGTCCCCCTCGCAGGGTGGACCCCGCGCTGGAGGTCCAGAGCGACCCCCAGGAACTCATGCCCCGGCGGCGCCCGACGCAGGAGCGCAGCCGCCGCAAATTCGACGCCCTACTGGCCTCGTCGCGGGAACTGCTGGTCGACGTCGGCTTCGAATCGTTCACGTGCGAGGAGGTGGCGGCCAGGGCGGATGTGCCGATCGGCACGCTGTACCAGTTCTTCGCGAACAAGTACGTGATCGTGTGCGAGCTCAACCGCCAGGATCTCGTGGGCGTGCAGCAGGAGTTGGAGGCGTTCAACGGCGAGGTACCGTCGCTCGACTGGCTCCGGTTCCTCAACAAGTTCGTCGATCACATGGCGGGGCTGTGGACGTCGGATCCGTCGCGGCGTGAGGTGTGGCTGGCGATGCAGTCGACGCCGTCGACCCGGGCCACCGGCGTGATCCACGAGAAACAGTTCGCCGAGCAGGTCTCGCGAATGCTGGCGCCGCTCACCCCGCACACGCCCCGCGAGCGCCGCAAGATGATGGCCGAGGTCCTGGTCCACGTCGTCTACTCGATGTTGAATTTCTCGGTACAGGACGGCCAGAGCCACGCCGACGCCGTCGCCGAACTCAAACGGCTCATGGTCGCGTATCTGCTGGTGGCCGAGAAGGAATCACGCTCGACCTGAGGTCCACCGCACCCGACCGGGGTCAGCGGGCCTCCACCTCCGCCACACCGTCGTAGCCACCGCAGGTCCTGCCACGCACCCGCACTGCTGCGACGACCGTGATGGCGGCCGCGACGAAGATCATGCTCGCGGAGACCAGCAGCGCCGTGTCGAGGCCGGCATGGAACGCCGCGTACGTCGCGTCGATGACCTGGTCGACGATCGGACCGTAGGCCGACGACGCCTCCTCACTTCCGCCGGCCGGCACGGCCCCGGTCTTGATCGCGTCGATGACGATGGACTGGAAGTTGGCGGGAATGTCCAGATCGTTGAGCCTGCCGGTGAGGTCCTCCGTCAGGTGGGAGTTGACCAGCGCGCCGAGCGCCGCGACCCCCACTACGGCCCCGATCTGACGCATCGTGTTGGTGGCCGCAGCCGCCATCCCCGAGTGCGCGGCGGGCACCCCGGACAGGACGGCAGACGTCAACGGCACCACCGCGATCCCGAACCCGAGACCCGCGACGGTGAGCGCGCCGGCCAACGGAACGAAGGACGGGTCGCCGCTCAGTGCCGCTCGGGTGAGCAGGATGCCCACCGCCGCCAGAATGCACCCCACGATCATGGGCACCGCGGCCGAACTGCGGGCCACCCAGAATCCGCACAGCGCGGAGCCGACCACGATCGCGACCGCCATCGGCGTGAACATCGCCGCGGCGTGCAGTCCCGAATAGGCGTAGACCTCCTCGAGATACAGCGCGGTGAAGAAGAAGATGGAGAACACCCCGAAGTAGACGGCGAACGCGACGATCAGCGCGCTGCGCACCATCGGCGGGTGCAGGTACCGGAAGTCGAGCATCGGGTTGCGGACCCGCAGCTCGACGATCACGAAGGCGACCAACGAGATTCCGCCGACGACGAACAGTGTGATCACCGACGGTGCGTCGTAGCCGACGTTCTCCCCCGAGATGCCCGCAAAGATGACGCATCCGAGGAAGGTGGAACCCAACACGAACCCCGCCAGGTCCAGTCGCCCCGGCTGCGGATCGGAACTCTCGGGAACGAATCGAACAGCCGCGACGAACAACACGGCGCCGAGGACGAGGTTGAACCAGAACACCGCGCGCCAGTCGTACGTGCCGACCAGCAGACCGCCGACCACCGGGCCCAGCGCGAGCGCCAGACCGGACACACCGGCCCACGCACCGAGCGCCTTGGCACGGTCGCTCCGATCAGGGAACACGTGGCGGATCACCGACAGCGTGCCCGGCTCGGATGCGGCCGCTCCCACGCCCATCACCGCGCGCCCCACGATGAGCACCGCGACGGTCGACGCGACCGCCGACACCGCCGAACCGACGCAGAAGATCACGATGCCCGCGACCATGACCCGCTTGCGTCCCCACCGGTCGCCGAGCGAACCCGCCGTCAGCATCAGAGACGCGAACACCAGCGTGTAGGCGTTCACGACCCATTGCAGCGACACCACACCCGCATGCAGGTCCGACTGCACGCTGCCGAGCGTGACACTGACGATCGTGGTGTCGAGGAACGTCAGGAACAGCACCGCGCAGACAGTCGCGAGCGCGGCGCGCGGTTGCGCCGTCGCGCCGATCGGCGCGACGACACCGCGGCTCATGTCGAACTCAGCTCGGTGTCGCCGCCGATGTCGTCGGCTGTCCGCACACCGGCGGCGGGTTTCCCTCGAGGGTCAGCAGGTCGCAGAACGTGCCCTGTGCG
This window contains:
- a CDS encoding ABC transporter permease, translated to MTVPSTTSTLTVNEPVFALSDSWTMLWRNLTHISRSPDTMLTALALPIMLMVMFVYVFGGAIDTGGAYIDYVVPGIILLCAAFGASTTAVSVSSDMTDGIIDRFRTLPIARSAVLNGHVLASVVRNMITTAIVVAFALLIGFRPTADPVRWLGAIGIIALFVFALSYLSTALGLLAKNPEAASGFTFVILFLPYVSSAFVPAATMPSWLQWFAANQPVTPVIETVRGLLMGTPIGDSAVLAVLWCAAVTVVGFVGATVLYRRRTTR
- a CDS encoding TetR/AcrR family transcriptional regulator encodes the protein MDPALEVQSDPQELMPRRRPTQERSRRKFDALLASSRELLVDVGFESFTCEEVAARADVPIGTLYQFFANKYVIVCELNRQDLVGVQQELEAFNGEVPSLDWLRFLNKFVDHMAGLWTSDPSRREVWLAMQSTPSTRATGVIHEKQFAEQVSRMLAPLTPHTPRERRKMMAEVLVHVVYSMLNFSVQDGQSHADAVAELKRLMVAYLLVAEKESRST
- a CDS encoding MFS transporter, with the translated sequence MSRGVVAPIGATAQPRAALATVCAVLFLTFLDTTIVSVTLGSVQSDLHAGVVSLQWVVNAYTLVFASLMLTAGSLGDRWGRKRVMVAGIVIFCVGSAVSAVASTVAVLIVGRAVMGVGAAASEPGTLSVIRHVFPDRSDRAKALGAWAGVSGLALALGPVVGGLLVGTYDWRAVFWFNLVLGAVLFVAAVRFVPESSDPQPGRLDLAGFVLGSTFLGCVIFAGISGENVGYDAPSVITLFVVGGISLVAFVIVELRVRNPMLDFRYLHPPMVRSALIVAFAVYFGVFSIFFFTALYLEEVYAYSGLHAAAMFTPMAVAIVVGSALCGFWVARSSAAVPMIVGCILAAVGILLTRAALSGDPSFVPLAGALTVAGLGFGIAVVPLTSAVLSGVPAAHSGMAAAATNTMRQIGAVVGVAALGALVNSHLTEDLTGRLNDLDIPANFQSIVIDAIKTGAVPAGGSEEASSAYGPIVDQVIDATYAAFHAGLDTALLVSASMIFVAAAITVVAAVRVRGRTCGGYDGVAEVEAR